From the Huiozyma naganishii CBS 8797 chromosome 2, complete genome genome, one window contains:
- the SCP160 gene encoding Scp160p (similar to Saccharomyces cerevisiae SCP160 (YJL080C); ancestral locus Anc_1.290) produces the protein MSLNEDLGIHTPLLDSATSLNDLIAGVEKKPVANKENKTPTPSPTPSRSNKPLPSLKDLPSLVSKDTFANTKVEWGPNMKPAPFVSAKHGSGSSKGSNGSNATRMKSRNIQETFTLDLQSQLAISKPELSKIMLSVKQNFNVSVESTLSKNSRTFLISGVAENVRSAKRELVKKLTKPITATFVVPTKCKAAIIGAAGKTIREISSKFDVRIDVSREENQDFYDEDLDDTTSDVTLFGDFESVNLAKQRILDIVKEETKHAVMTVKVDNESLLPFVDPENFPDLAADVQCRYHATSGDIVLSGLREEVQDAKTKVQKYLEKLALDLTEQKVKIPTKFQFLIDAAELKEKFNVTVTFPTENDDEFVTFAGEEDKVKDAIAYARSSSKQFSVDTLDIAKSHSKNLDHAKNLILYFTKYPVLQSLQKSHPNIKLCLPTPAELSKSEKEVNIKISARTEESGDLKTVRKELIGLVNAITPADTLTITDLDYELFHKSIFHTLSTTEPDVPFVQLGDYFLNRDEVVLYAPSSTDDFKPSPEEIKENLEKVSSNLDPLRAKLQSMDTKVFDFAAENQDSLFSDGKVTYILLSKAIASGNDHMQIKLHTPTADQMTIRGDANAVKHGSKIIGEIIENPSNESKATIEVPSNVISRLIGNKGSHVQQLRERFDCQIDIPSSNDNDEKTPVEITLTGQQFNISCAKKEIAADAKKLADTITKELLVPIKLHRSMIGPNNVYRNKLQEKYGVSIYFPRDSEVVTIRGPSRGVKQAYEELSSLLDFERENGHKVQVPVPAEHVPRIIGKNGDNINDLRAEFGVELDFLRKAGDEKANDTGAIDLEITGTRTAIKEAAARVEQIIAEVSDFTTATLDVDHEYLRAIIGTRGVTLRDIISKSGGDEIRGKSVDIPNANSESNTITVQGPKDFVDKVISAIKKIVEVAEKSETKELDIPKDRHGALVGPSGSIRRNLESEFNVIIRIPNRDEEGPVTITGLPEDIAKAEKEVFEKILKDDFDVEIEVPASVHEFVSERGAIIQRLRLDEFVNVKHGNTSRRAQQINRRQTAIPTERVLPANDEEKSKNIKVVVEEVGAAQDESLEGIISWRLTYEPIDLTGILDDDGTNDESGKEKKNNAESESKNSAKKAAALEKASAIITDRISKAAEATYAGYIWTSDPKKFNKVVGPGGSNLTRIRTATGVIINVPRKNDKVNDVVYIRGSKEGVEAAIERVTKSLK, from the coding sequence ATGTCATTAAATGAAGACTTGGGTATCCACACCCCTCTTCTGGATTCCGCTACTTCCCTCAACGACTTGATAGCTGGTGTTGAGAAGAAACCTGTTGCCAACAAGGAGAACAAAACTCCTACACCTTCTCCAACCCCATCTCGTTCCAACAAGCCATtgccctctttgaaagacttGCCCTCTTTGGTCTCTAAGGACACATTCGCCAATACTAAGGTGGAATGGGGTCCCAATATGAAACCAGCCCCGTTTGTTTCTGCCAAGCATGGCTCTGGGTCGTCGAAAGGCTCAAATGGTTCCAATGCTACTCGTATGAAATCCAGAAATATTCAGGAAACGTTTACTCTAGACCTACAATCTCAACTTGCGATCTCCAAACCTGAATTGTCCAAAATAATGCTCTCCGTTAAGCAAAACTTCAATGTTTCGGTTGAATCAACATTATCCAAAAACTCTCGTACGTTTTTGATTTCTGGTGTTGCCGAAAACGTTCGCAGCGCCAAGAGGGAATTAGTCAAAAAGTTAACCAAACCGATTACCGCCACGTTCGTTGTTCCAACAAAGTGTAAAGCTGCTATCATTGGTGCTGCTGGTAAGACTATCCGTGAAATCTCCAGCAAATTTGACGTTAGAATTGATGTCTCCAGGGAAGAAAACCAAGACTTTTACGACGAAGATTTGGATGACACCACATCTGATGTAACCCTGTTTGGTGACTTTGAATCTGTTAACTTGGCAAAACAGAGAATCCTAGACATTGTcaaggaagaaacaaaacatGCGGTCATGACAGTGAAGGTCGACAATGAGTCGCTGCTTCCATTTGTAGACCCTGAAAACTTCCCTGACCTTGCTGCTGACGTGCAGTGCCGTTACCATGCTACGTCTGGGGATATTGTACTATCTGGTCTACGTGAGGAGGTGCAAGACGCTAAGACCAAGGTCCAAAAATATCTTGAGAAGCTGGCACTAGATTTGACTGAACAAAAGGTCAAAATTCCAACTAAATTCCAGTTTCTGATTGATGCtgcagaattgaaggaaaagttCAATGTCACTGTCACCTTCCCTACTgaaaatgatgatgaatTCGTTACGTTCGCTGGTGAAGAAGATAAGGTGAAGGACGCAATTGCATATGCTAGATCATCCTCGAAGCAATTTTCTGTTGATACTCTAGATATTGCGAAATCCCACTCAAAGAATCTTGATCACGCCAAGAACTTGATTTTATACTTTACCAAGTATCCTGTTTTGCAAAGCTTACAGAAAAGCCACCCTAACATCAAGCTTTGCTTGCCAACCCCAGCTGAGTTGAGTAAATCAGAGAAAGAGGTCAACATAAAGATTAGCGCTAGAACTGAAGAATCCGGCGATCTGAAGACTGTCCGTAAGGAATTGATCGGTTTGGTAAATGCTATTACCCCAGCCGACACTTTGACCATCACAGATTTAGATTACGAGCTATTTCATAAATCTATTTTCCATACCCTTTCGACTACTGAACCTGACGTTCCATTTGTTCAGTTGGGGGACTATTTCCTCAACAGAGATGAAGTCGTTCTATATGCTCCTTCGTCTACCGATGACTTCAAGCCATCTCCAGAGGAAATTAAggaaaatttggaaaaagtTTCCAGTAACCTGGACCCTCTACGTGCTAAATTGCAAAGTATGGACACCAAGGTTTTTGATTTCGCAGCTGAGAACCAAGATTCATTGTTTTCCGATGGGAAGGTAACATATATTCTACTTTCCAAGGCTATTGCTAGTGGGAATGATCACATGCAAATCAAGTTACATACTCCAACTGCCGACCAAATGACAATTAGAGGAGATGCAAATGCTGTTAAGCATGGGTCGAAGATTATTGGAGAAATTATTGAAAACCCATCAAATGAATCTAAGGCAACTATCGAAGTTCCTTCAAATGTCATCTCTAGATTGATTGGTAACAAGGGCTCTCACGTGCAACAACTTCGTGAAAGATTTGATTGTCAAATTGATATCCCAAGTTCGAATGATAACGACGAGAAAACCCCTGTTGAAATCACATTGACTGGTCAGCAGTTCAATATATCGTGCGCAAAGAAAGAGATTGCGGCAGACGCCAAGAAATTAGCCGACACAATCACCAAAGAATTGCTTGTTCCAATCAAGCTGCACCGTAGCATGATTGGTCCAAACAATGTGTACCGTAACAAGttgcaagaaaaatatGGTGTCTCTATATACTTCCCAAGAGATAGCGAAGTTGTTACGATTAGAGGTCCATCTCGCGGTGTCAAGCAAGCTTACGAAGAGCTATCCTCTTTGTTggactttgaaagagaaaatgGACATAAGGTCCAGGTTCCTGTTCCCGCTGAACATGTTCCAAGAATTATCGGTAAAAACGGTGATAACATCAATGATCTTAGAGCCGAATTTGGCGTCGAGCTGGATTTTTTGCGTAAAGCAGGTGACGAAAAAGCCAATGATACCGGTGCCATCGACTTGGAAATAACTGGTACTAGGACCGCAATCAAGGAAGCTGCCGCAAGAGTGGAGCAGATTATTGCCGAGGTCAGTGACTTTACCACTGCAACCCTGGATGTTGATCACGAATACCTAAGAGCCATTATCGGTACTCGTGGTGTCACGTTAAGGGACATTATTTCGAAATCTGGTGGTGACGAAATCAGAGGCAAATCTGTTGATATTCCAAATGCAAACTCTGAGAGCAACACCATCACTGTCCAAGGTCCAAAAGACTTTGTTGACAAGGTTATCAGCGCCATTAAAAAGATTGTCGAGGTAGCCGAGAAGAGTGAAACTAAAGAGTTAGACATTCCAAAGGACAGACATGGTGCTCTAGTCGGTCCAAGTGGTTCGATCAGGAGAAACTTGGAAAGTGAGTTCAATGTTATTATTAGAATTCCAAATAGAGACGAGGAAGGTCCTGTCACTATAACTGGTTTACCTGAAGACATTGCAAAGGCGGAGAAGGAAGTTTTCgaaaagattttgaaggatgacTTCGATGTCGAAATTGAAGTTCCAGCTTCTGTTCATGAATTTGTCTCCGAACGTGGTGCTATTATCCAGAGGTTAAGACTAGATGAATTCGTTAACGTTAAACATGGCAACACCTCTAGAAGGGCTCAACAAATCAACCGTCGCCAAACTGCTATCCCAACTGAAAGGGTGCTACCTGccaacgacgaggagaagagcaaaaatATTAaggttgttgttgaagaagtcgGTGCCGCTCAGGACGAATCATTGGAAGGTATCATTTCTTGGAGATTAACCTACGAGCCGATTGATCTAACTGGAATTTTGGACGATGATGGAACTAATGATGAATCTGGtaaagagaagaaaaacaacgCTGAATCCGAGTCTAAGAACTCTGCAAAGAAAGCCGCAGCGCTAGAAAAGGCCAGCGCGATCATTACTGACAGGATTTCAAAGGCTGCTGAAGCCACCTACGCGGGGTATATCTGGACGTCCGATCCaaagaagttcaacaaagttGTTGGTCCAGGTGGTTCCAACCTGACGAGGATTAGAACGGCCACTGGTGTCATCATTAACGTCCCAAGGAAAAATGACAAGGTCAACGATGTCGTTTACATTAGAGGTTCTAAAGAAGGGGTCGAAGCTGCTATAGAAAGAGTGACAAAATCTCTAAAATAA
- the KNAG0B01950 gene encoding uncharacterized protein (similar to Saccharomyces cerevisiae PRY3 (YJL078C); ancestral locus Anc_1.292) — translation MKLSNSVALTFASFLAATAKADTSPYALSPADQQAVVNEHNKLRARHVDTPPLSWSPAAATYAENYAAKFDCVMADMDHSNGEDYGENLAFGYSLTGAVDAWYNEISLYDFSKPGFSKSWGHFTQVVWKDTTSVGCALRVCPSGKYVVCEYDPPGNWSGEFGDNVMPLIAATTTSSTTSSTTTTTPSSTEKPATSTPAEKTTSTTEKPATSTPAEKASSTTEKPATSTPAEKASSTTEKPATSTPAEKASSTTEKTTASATTEKTSTTGATEKTSPTTEKTATSTPAEKTSATTAPTSVTRSHGYHNGTSELPATTGKGTTTKTTDVTSSGEQGLDAVYRTRTTHIHSVISDATTTYTTDYDTTIVFCISNCPSSTATATTTTGVTGPSGLVTSSATDSEDAHSGLVSTTTTAVTGPSGLVTSVATADVTSSGDQGLDAVYRTRTTHIHSVISDATTTYTTDYDTTIVFCISNCPSSTATATTTTGVTGPSGLLTSSATGSDDAIYKTKTTTFPHVVVNGTKTVTNQVATTITECIERCHYDDSTLTTFVTVVSNSITVTTVTSCPVPKPTANPSKGFGVPTYRVRTEHATKTALFTSFTTTCPESEKTTAPGKQTTVTGKQATTTTETTCPTCTKTGKATDKATSKTQEVSVEAKKEGATTVTTTTAAPGTTGGVQTTTFTTTTAKAPAATSEKSSEKIAATTNVPVVNQVSASKTEAAARASISTHYTGAASFMRPLNGFIVGLISLFFL, via the coding sequence ATGAAATTGAGTAACTCCGTTGCTCTTACATTCGCTTCGTTTTTGGCTGCCACTGCCAAGGCAGACACGTCTCCATATGCGTTGTCTCCAGCAGACCAACAGGCCGTAGTCAACGAACACAACAAGCTTAGAGCTCGCCACGTTGACACTCCACCACTTTCGTGGAGTCCAGCTGCCGCTACATACGCCGAAAATTATGCCGCTAAATTCGACTGTGTGATGGCTGATATGGACCACTCGAATGGTGAAGACTACGGTGAGAACTTGGCTTTTGGCTATTCTCTTACTGGTGCCGTGGATGCCTGGTACAACGAAATCAGTTTGTACGATTTCTCCAAGCCAGGGTTCTCAAAGAGTTGGGGTCATTTCACCCAGGTTGTTTGGAAAGATACCACCTCCGTTGGTTGTGCGTTGAGAGTTTGTCCCAGCGGTAAGTACGTTGTTTGTGAATACGACCCTCCTGGTAATTGGTCTGGTGAATTCGGAGACAATGTTATGCCTCTGATTGCTGCTACGACTACATCTTCCACGACTTCGAGCACGACAACGACTACTCCCTCATCTACGGAAAAGCCTGCAACGAGTACTCCAGCCGAGAAGACTACCTCTACCACTGAAAAGCCTGCCACGAGTACTCCAGCTGAGAAGGCTAGCTCTACCACTGAAAAGCCTGCCACGAGTACTCCAGCTGAGAAGGCTAGCTCTACCACTGAAAAGCCTGCCACGAGTACTCCAGCTGAGAAGGCTAGCTCTACCACTGAAAAGACTACTGCAAGTGCTACCACTGAGAAGACTTCTACAACTGGTGCAACTGAAAAGACTTCACCAACCACCGAGAAGACCGCGACAAGTACTCCAGCCGAGAAGACTTCCGCGACTACTGCACCAACAAGTGTTACCAGGTCTCATGGTTACCATAACGGAACCAGTGAGTTGCCAGCCACCACCGGTAAGGGTACTACTACCAAGACAACTGACGTCACCAGTTCCGGTGAACAGGGTCTCGATGCCGTTTACAGAACCAGAACAACCCACATTCACAGTGTCATTTCCGATGCCACCACCACGTACACCACCGACTACGACACGACAATTGTTTTCTGTATCTCCAACTGTCCATCCAGCACTGCTACTGCTACCACTACCACTGGCGTCACTGGTCCATCCGGTTTAGTCACATCTTCTGCTACTGATAGCGAAGACGCTCATTCTGGCTTGGTTTCCACTACCACCACGGCGGTCACTGGTCCATCCGGTTTGGTCACATCTGTTGCTACTGCTGACGTCACTAGTTCCGGTGACCAGGGTCTCGACGCCGTTTACAGAACCAGAACAACCCACATTCACAGTGTTATTTCCGATGCCACCACCACGTACACCACCGACTACGACACGACAATTGTTTTCTGTATCTCTAACTGTCCATCCAGCACTGCCACTgccaccactaccactgGCGTCACTGGTCCATCCGGTTTGCTCACATCTTCTGCTACTGGTAGCGACGACGCCATCTACAAGACCAAGACTACCACCTTCCCACACGTTGTCGTTAACGGCACCAAAACTGTTACAAACCAAGTGGCAACTACGATCACTGAATGTATTGAACGTTGTCACTACGATGATTCCACTCTAACGACCTTTGTTACCGTTGTTTCCAACTCGATAACTGTCACCACTGTCACCAGCTGTCCAGTGCCTAAGCCTACTGCGAACCCATCGAAGGGCTTTGGCGTCCCAACCTACAGAGTCCGCACCGAACACGCGACGAAGACTGCTCTGTTCACATCTTTCACTACGACTTGTCCAGAGAGCGAGAAGACCACCGCGCCTGGTAAGCAGACGACTGTCACCGGTAAGCAAGCCACCACGACTACTGAAACGACGTGCCCAACTTGTACCAAGACCGGCAAAGCCACTGATAAGGCCACTTCCAAGACTCAAGAAGTTTCTGTAGAGgcaaagaaagaaggtGCTACTACtgtcaccaccacaacTGCTGCTCCAGGTACCACTGGTGGTGTCCAAACTACAACTTTCACCACCACTACTGCGAAGGCTCCAGCCGCCACCAGCGAGAAGTCTTCTGAGAAGATTGCTGCCACTACCAACGTCCCAGTTGTCAACCAAGTGTCTGCTTCGAAGACTGAAGCTGCTGCTCGTGCCTCTATCTCTACCCACTACACTGGTGCAGCCAGCTTCATGAGACCTTTAAACGGTTTCATTGTTGGTTTGATCTCCTTGTTCTTCCTATGA
- the KNAG0B01940 gene encoding CAP domain-containing protein (similar to Saccharomyces cerevisiae PRY1 (YJL079C) and PRY2 (YKR013W); ancestral locus Anc_1.291) produces the protein MQFSKSSILATLTATTVLAAPAVVTVTEHAHAGATVTGVVYATDGETKTAYNAPLTTAIDSSLVESGNQGSPAPVAASSVVDAPVLSDDDRSKFQAFVSAIQNMMHKQDGDATTTQAEATVATQATTAPATTEATNPTTTLAPTTTAEAPKATATSQNSDLSDFASSILAEHNNKRALHKDTGSLSWSSELASYAQNYADGYDCSGNLQHSGGPYGENLALGYNSGSAAVDAWYGEISGYDWSNPGFSGNTGHFTQVVWKSTNEVGCGVKQCGNSWGNYVICSYKSAGNMGGEYDSNVMPLL, from the coding sequence ATGCAATTTTCTAAATCTTCAATCTTGGCAACTTTGACTGCCACAACTGTCTTAGCAGCCCCAGCTGTCGTCACCGTCACAGAACATGCCCATGCTGGTGCAACCGTCACTGGTGTCGTTTATGCTACTGACGGTGAAACCAAGACCGCTTACAACGCTCCCTTGACCACTGCAATTGACTCGTCTTTGGTCGAAAGTGGTAACCAAGGCTCTCCAGCTCCAGTTGCAGcttcttctgttgttgatgcCCCAGTTTTGTCTGATGATGACAGGTCCAAATTCCAGGCCTTCGTATCTGCTATACAAAACATGATGCACAAGCAGGATGGTGATGCTACTACTACCCAAGCCGAAGCAACTGTTGCCACTCAAGCAACAACTGCTCCTGCTACAACTGAAGCAACAAACCCAACCACTACCTTGGCGCCAACCACCACTGCAGAGGCACCAAAGGCCACTGCTACCTCTCAGAACTCGGATTTGTCCGATTTTGCGTCTTCCATCTTAGCCGAACACAACAATAAGAGGGCTCTGCACAAGGACACGGGTTCCTTGTCTTGGTCTTCAGAATTGGCCAGCTACGCTCAAAACTACGCTGACGGTTACGACTGTTCCGGGAACCTGCAACACTCAGGTGGTCCATACGGTGAAAACTTGGCGCTAGGTTACAACAGTGGTTCCGCTGCCGTTGACGCTTGGTACGGTGAGATCTCCGGTTACGACTGGAGCAACCCTGGCTTCTCCGGGAACACTGGCCATTTCACCCAAGTCGTGTGGAAGTCTACGAACGAGGTTGGCTGTGGTGTCAAGCAATGTGGTAACTCCTGGGGAAACTACGTCATTTGCTCTTACAAGAGTGCCGGTAACATGGGCGGTGAATACGATAGCAACGTGATGCCACTGTTGTAA